Proteins from one Mycobacterium adipatum genomic window:
- a CDS encoding alpha/beta hydrolase has protein sequence MGKPRPLLGATAELVNAANAVRPLGRKGYSTIATFAFGWPTSENAPLLFTGSVLDVVRRAVLGHYRTRNGRISLVAKALTWGLLALVQRREVVSKRYFEDPLKATLGADYMEAEEPERRPRGVFGTGWTRRRYVHETARYGRHAPNLADIWMRPDLPRDGKAPVLLQIPGGAWMIGMRRPQAYPMLSRLAERGWVCVSIGYRISPRYTWPDHIVDVKQAIAWVKENIATYGGDPEAIHITGGSAGGHLTALAALTPNDPKWQPGFEDADTSVAAAVPIYGRYDWFTDTGNGRPEFIKILEKFIVKLPFAANRQVYLDASPITLVHSDAPPFFILHGEDDSVIPVREGRDFADALRNVSKSPVIYAEIPHAQHAFDFFGSAHGHNTAAAVERFLNWVRGPG, from the coding sequence CTGGGTAAACCTCGGCCTCTGCTGGGGGCGACGGCCGAACTGGTCAACGCCGCCAATGCGGTGCGCCCGTTGGGCCGCAAGGGCTACAGCACCATTGCGACCTTCGCCTTCGGGTGGCCGACATCGGAGAACGCCCCATTGCTGTTCACCGGCTCGGTTCTCGACGTGGTCCGGCGAGCGGTGCTGGGACATTACCGGACCCGCAACGGCCGGATCTCGTTGGTGGCCAAGGCTCTCACCTGGGGACTGCTGGCGCTGGTACAGCGTCGCGAGGTCGTCTCGAAGCGGTATTTCGAGGATCCGCTGAAAGCGACGCTCGGCGCGGACTATATGGAGGCCGAAGAACCCGAGCGGCGCCCGCGCGGCGTCTTCGGGACCGGCTGGACCCGGCGGCGCTACGTGCACGAGACCGCGCGGTACGGCCGGCACGCGCCGAACCTCGCCGATATCTGGATGCGACCGGACCTGCCGCGGGACGGTAAGGCGCCGGTACTGCTGCAGATCCCCGGTGGCGCCTGGATGATCGGGATGCGCCGCCCGCAGGCCTACCCGATGCTGAGCCGCTTGGCCGAGCGGGGCTGGGTCTGCGTGTCGATCGGCTACCGGATCAGCCCCAGATACACCTGGCCCGACCACATCGTCGACGTCAAACAGGCGATCGCGTGGGTGAAGGAAAACATCGCCACCTACGGCGGCGACCCCGAGGCGATCCACATCACCGGCGGTTCCGCCGGTGGGCACCTGACGGCGCTGGCCGCCCTCACGCCGAACGACCCCAAGTGGCAACCCGGTTTCGAGGACGCCGACACCTCGGTGGCCGCCGCGGTTCCCATCTACGGCCGCTACGACTGGTTCACCGACACCGGCAATGGCAGGCCGGAATTCATCAAGATTCTGGAGAAGTTCATCGTCAAACTGCCGTTCGCGGCGAACCGGCAGGTCTATCTGGACGCCTCACCGATCACGCTGGTGCACAGCGACGCTCCGCCGTTCTTCATCCTGCACGGTGAGGATGACTCGGTAATCCCGGTACGGGAGGGCCGCGATTTCGCCGACGCGCTGCGCAACGTTTCGAAATCCCCGGTCATCTACGCCGAGATCCCGCACGCCCAACACGCATTCGATTTCTTCGGCTCGGCGCACGGGCACAACACCGCCGCCGCGGTGGAGCGCTTCCTGAACTGGGTGCGCGGCCCGGGATAG
- a CDS encoding Ig-like domain-containing protein has protein sequence MDPRIRTRATPGETINAREDNLDGDAGAIRATAADDEPSAVASAHTVQVETPRADIAGVATAPPQPPASVSVVVGPLGADALSAMGSEPAGSGPSSAIWVLAAAARRELGSPDTEPGEASALTTASATATASAVPSTIINIPVGRTPAGLAITPNGRRVYVANGNAGTISVIDTATNTTIGNPIVVGTAPVALAINPSGSRLYVAHNANGGNKITVINTATNKVVGTFGVGSDPLSLVVSPNGKRLYVANANSGTVSVINTANNKVVGNPIAVGGRPHGIAVSPDGTRIYVANNSSNSVSVIDTATNTTVGAPIPVGAQPMSVVVSPDGGRVYVVNNVSGTVSVIDAASNSTVGPPISVGSKPTALAVSPNGKLMFVAVSANTSVAVISTVTNTIVGAPVTVGIAPGGAVVSPSGRYVYVNNWGTNNVSVIDLGLPASAAVSLGSPASSNGKISGKLTVTDSLSIRYSTGAPTKGMVVINPKSGSFSYVPFQTARHAAAAVTASAADKVDSFTVTATNSVGVSVTVPVTVQILPKNTAPTLKVTVSKPNSTTSVVTIKLTAGDADKDVLTYSIPAETARGTLVRNTDGTLTFTPNTTALAQPGKDTFGITVDDGHGGTRTVSVTVIAKAPPLALRVAKFVNDNHGNTVGDGECVALVKEFLRIHGVVADAWGHAVNYAWRRGTGGTELENRKFKWHTDTKFQDGDIIVYEQGGYNLSSAGHIGIWFQGKLYDQNSGWHTTFDKSLPGRTVQTRQAGFSPFWNNGNGPPYKPNGKRPVGYLGYWRK, from the coding sequence GTGGATCCCCGTATCCGCACTCGGGCCACCCCGGGCGAGACCATCAATGCCCGCGAGGACAACCTCGATGGAGACGCCGGCGCGATTCGGGCGACCGCAGCCGATGACGAGCCGAGCGCGGTCGCGTCTGCGCACACGGTTCAGGTCGAGACGCCACGCGCCGACATCGCCGGTGTGGCAACGGCCCCACCACAGCCGCCAGCATCGGTCTCGGTCGTCGTCGGCCCGCTCGGCGCGGATGCCCTGTCAGCCATGGGCTCCGAGCCCGCCGGTTCAGGCCCATCCTCGGCCATCTGGGTGCTGGCCGCTGCCGCCCGCCGAGAGCTGGGCAGCCCCGACACCGAGCCCGGCGAGGCATCGGCGCTCACCACGGCGTCGGCCACCGCGACGGCGTCCGCCGTCCCGTCCACGATCATCAACATCCCGGTCGGGCGCACCCCGGCGGGGCTGGCCATCACCCCCAATGGCAGGCGGGTGTACGTCGCGAACGGCAACGCCGGCACGATATCGGTGATCGATACCGCGACCAACACCACCATCGGAAACCCCATCGTCGTGGGCACCGCGCCGGTGGCGTTGGCCATCAATCCAAGCGGCAGCCGCCTCTACGTCGCCCACAATGCCAACGGCGGCAACAAGATCACCGTGATCAACACCGCGACCAACAAGGTCGTGGGCACGTTCGGTGTCGGCAGCGACCCGTTGAGCCTCGTGGTCAGCCCCAACGGCAAGCGACTCTACGTCGCCAACGCGAATTCGGGCACCGTATCGGTGATCAACACCGCGAACAACAAGGTGGTCGGAAACCCTATTGCCGTTGGTGGCCGGCCACACGGCATCGCCGTCAGCCCCGACGGCACCCGCATCTACGTTGCGAACAACAGCAGCAATTCGGTCTCGGTCATCGACACGGCCACCAACACAACCGTAGGGGCACCGATACCTGTTGGGGCCCAGCCGATGTCGGTAGTCGTAAGCCCCGACGGCGGCCGGGTATACGTGGTGAACAACGTCAGCGGCACCGTATCGGTCATCGACGCCGCCAGCAACTCGACGGTCGGGCCTCCGATCTCCGTGGGCAGCAAACCGACCGCCCTCGCCGTGAGTCCGAATGGCAAGCTGATGTTCGTGGCCGTCAGCGCCAACACCAGCGTCGCTGTGATCAGCACCGTCACGAACACCATCGTCGGCGCCCCGGTCACGGTGGGAATCGCTCCGGGCGGTGCCGTCGTCAGCCCCAGCGGCCGGTACGTCTACGTCAACAACTGGGGTACCAACAACGTGTCCGTCATCGACTTGGGGCTTCCGGCATCGGCCGCCGTCAGCCTCGGGAGCCCGGCTTCCAGCAATGGCAAGATCAGCGGGAAGTTGACCGTCACCGACTCCTTGAGCATCCGCTATTCGACAGGCGCACCCACCAAGGGCATGGTGGTCATCAATCCCAAGTCCGGCTCGTTCAGTTACGTCCCGTTCCAAACGGCGCGCCACGCCGCGGCGGCGGTGACGGCTAGCGCCGCGGACAAGGTGGACAGCTTCACCGTGACCGCGACCAACAGCGTCGGGGTGTCGGTCACAGTGCCGGTTACAGTGCAGATTCTGCCGAAGAACACCGCACCGACCCTCAAAGTCACTGTCAGCAAACCCAATTCCACAACCAGTGTCGTCACCATCAAGTTGACCGCCGGCGACGCGGACAAAGACGTTCTGACCTATTCCATACCGGCAGAGACCGCTCGGGGGACGCTCGTCCGAAACACCGACGGCACGCTGACCTTCACCCCGAATACAACCGCCCTGGCCCAGCCGGGAAAGGACACCTTCGGGATCACCGTCGACGACGGCCACGGCGGCACTCGAACAGTGTCGGTGACCGTCATCGCCAAGGCTCCGCCACTGGCGCTACGCGTGGCCAAATTTGTCAACGACAATCATGGCAATACGGTCGGAGACGGTGAGTGTGTGGCCTTGGTCAAAGAGTTCCTCCGCATACACGGCGTCGTCGCCGACGCGTGGGGTCACGCCGTCAACTACGCCTGGCGCCGCGGCACCGGCGGCACGGAGCTTGAGAACAGAAAGTTCAAGTGGCACACCGACACCAAGTTTCAAGACGGCGACATCATCGTCTACGAGCAGGGCGGTTATAACCTCAGCAGCGCCGGCCATATCGGCATCTGGTTCCAAGGCAAGCTGTACGACCAGAACAGCGGTTGGCACACGACCTTCGACAAATCGCTCCCGGGCCGGACGGTCCAGACCCGCCAGGCGGGCTTCTCACCCTTCTGGAACAACGGAAACGGTCCGCCCTACAAACCCAACGGGAAGAGACCCGTGGGCTACCTGGGCTACTGGCGCAAGTGA
- a CDS encoding WS/DGAT/MGAT family O-acyltransferase: MKRLSGWDAFLLYTEAPNVHMHTLKIAIIDLHGLGGRTFGVEDFRNVLHGRLYKLDPFRYQLVDIPFKFHHPMWRENTDVDLEYHVRPWRLAAPGGRRELDEAIGEIASTPLDRSRPLWEMYFVEGLADDRIAVVGKIHHALADGVASANLLARGMDLQDGPQRDRDSYATDPEPSKSELVRSAFRDHLRQIGRFPGLVKYTADGVGRVRRSSRKLGPELTRPFTPPPSFMNHVLTPGRRFATASLALADVKSTGKQLGATINDMVLAMSSGALRTLQLHYEGKAAHPLLASVPMSFDFSPDRISGNRFSGVLMALPVDEPDPLERVRKASAAANLAKEGHQLIGPELVARWASYMPPAAVEALFRRLSDKDGQNKVLNLNISNVPGPRQQGKVGGATVTEIYSVGPLTAASGLNITVWSYVDQLNISVLSDTETVDDPHEVTEAMVQELREIRRAAGISEELTTIETALT; this comes from the coding sequence GTGAAGAGGCTCAGCGGTTGGGATGCGTTCCTGCTGTACACGGAAGCGCCCAACGTGCACATGCACACCTTGAAGATCGCGATCATCGACCTGCACGGGTTGGGTGGACGCACCTTCGGTGTCGAAGACTTCCGCAACGTGTTGCACGGCCGGCTGTACAAGCTGGACCCGTTCCGTTATCAGCTGGTCGACATCCCGTTCAAATTTCACCACCCGATGTGGCGCGAGAACACCGACGTCGACTTGGAGTACCACGTCCGCCCGTGGCGGCTCGCCGCGCCTGGTGGCCGTCGGGAACTCGACGAGGCCATCGGTGAGATCGCCAGCACCCCGCTGGATCGCAGCCGGCCGCTGTGGGAGATGTACTTCGTGGAGGGCCTCGCCGATGACCGGATCGCGGTCGTGGGGAAGATCCACCATGCGCTGGCCGACGGGGTCGCGTCGGCGAACCTGCTCGCCAGGGGGATGGATCTGCAGGACGGGCCGCAGCGCGACCGCGATTCGTACGCCACCGACCCCGAACCGTCCAAATCGGAGTTGGTGCGTTCGGCTTTCCGCGACCATCTGCGCCAGATCGGCCGATTCCCCGGCCTGGTCAAGTACACCGCCGACGGGGTGGGTCGGGTGCGGCGCAGCAGCCGCAAGCTGGGCCCCGAGCTGACTCGCCCGTTCACCCCGCCCCCGAGCTTCATGAACCACGTCCTCACGCCCGGGCGCCGCTTCGCGACCGCCTCGCTGGCGCTGGCTGATGTCAAATCGACCGGGAAACAGTTGGGCGCCACCATCAACGACATGGTGCTGGCGATGTCCTCGGGTGCCCTGCGCACACTGCAACTGCACTATGAGGGTAAGGCCGCCCACCCGCTGCTGGCCTCGGTGCCGATGAGTTTCGACTTCTCCCCGGACCGCATTTCCGGCAACCGGTTCAGCGGCGTGTTGATGGCGCTGCCGGTCGACGAGCCCGATCCGCTGGAGCGGGTCCGCAAGGCAAGTGCGGCGGCGAATCTGGCCAAGGAGGGCCACCAGCTGATCGGGCCCGAACTGGTGGCCCGCTGGGCGTCCTATATGCCGCCGGCCGCTGTCGAGGCGCTGTTTCGCAGGCTGTCGGACAAAGACGGCCAGAACAAGGTGCTCAACCTCAATATCTCGAATGTGCCCGGACCCCGCCAGCAGGGCAAGGTCGGCGGCGCCACCGTCACCGAGATCTACTCGGTCGGCCCGCTGACGGCGGCCAGCGGACTGAACATCACGGTGTGGAGCTATGTGGACCAGCTGAACATCTCGGTGCTGTCGGACACCGAGACGGTCGACGATCCGCACGAGGTGACCGAGGCCATGGTGCAGGAGCTGCGCGAGATCCGGCGTGCAGCAGGAATTTCCGAGGAACTCACCACCATCGAGACCGCGCTGACGTGA
- a CDS encoding alpha/beta hydrolase, with protein MTASPDTRYPGPTLMSRARWLLKANHADRMLALTVASASLPVIGKQLEPLGGLAAMGVWGFRQFPEMMSATAKAWFAPGNGALRKAERDQTVTVAKDGLRGVVPAAELAGEWPAPEQLPPLWNTMDYRRKVHRTSVRYGNHPMQLMDVWRPEELPSEPAPVLLFVPGGAWVHGSRMLQGYAMLSHLAEQGWVCLSIDYRVAPHHRWPRHMTDVKAAIAWARANVDKFGGDRQFVAIAGCSAGGHLAALAGLTAGDPELQGDLPEDADTSVDAVVGIYGRYDWEDRSTVERDRFVDFLERVVVGRKIARHPEIFRQASPIARVHRDAPPFLVIHGTGDTVIPVAQARSFVDRLEATSAGPVSYVEFPGAGHGFDMTDGARTGAMAKAIGLFLNQIHRNSTAAKAKAVI; from the coding sequence ATGACGGCCTCACCGGACACCCGGTACCCCGGACCGACGCTGATGAGCCGCGCACGTTGGTTGCTGAAGGCCAACCACGCCGACCGGATGCTCGCCTTGACTGTCGCCTCGGCGTCGCTGCCGGTGATCGGCAAGCAGCTCGAGCCCCTCGGCGGGCTGGCCGCCATGGGTGTCTGGGGCTTCCGGCAGTTCCCGGAGATGATGTCCGCGACGGCCAAGGCGTGGTTCGCGCCGGGTAACGGTGCGCTCCGCAAGGCCGAGCGCGACCAGACCGTGACCGTCGCCAAGGACGGGTTGCGCGGCGTGGTTCCCGCGGCCGAACTCGCCGGCGAGTGGCCCGCACCCGAGCAACTGCCGCCGCTGTGGAACACCATGGACTATCGGCGCAAGGTCCACCGCACCTCGGTGCGATACGGCAATCACCCGATGCAGTTGATGGACGTCTGGCGGCCGGAGGAACTGCCCAGCGAACCCGCGCCGGTGCTGTTGTTCGTGCCCGGTGGCGCGTGGGTGCACGGCAGCCGGATGCTGCAGGGCTACGCGATGCTCTCGCATCTGGCCGAACAGGGCTGGGTCTGCCTGTCCATCGACTATCGCGTGGCACCGCACCACCGCTGGCCCCGGCACATGACCGATGTCAAGGCGGCGATCGCTTGGGCGCGGGCCAATGTCGACAAATTCGGCGGGGACCGCCAGTTCGTGGCCATCGCGGGCTGTTCGGCCGGTGGCCACCTCGCCGCCCTCGCCGGGCTGACGGCCGGCGATCCCGAGTTGCAGGGTGATCTGCCGGAGGACGCGGACACGTCGGTGGATGCCGTCGTCGGCATCTACGGGCGTTACGACTGGGAGGACCGCTCCACCGTCGAACGGGATCGTTTCGTCGATTTCCTGGAGCGAGTCGTCGTCGGCCGCAAGATCGCCCGTCATCCGGAGATCTTCCGGCAGGCGTCGCCGATCGCCCGGGTGCACCGCGACGCGCCGCCCTTCCTGGTCATCCACGGCACCGGGGATACCGTGATCCCGGTGGCGCAGGCACGCAGCTTCGTCGACCGTCTCGAAGCCACCTCGGCCGGACCGGTCAGCTACGTCGAGTTCCCCGGCGCCGGTCACGGTTTCGACATGACCGACGGCGCGCGCACCGGCGCGATGGCGAAGGCAATCGGATTGTTCCTCAACCAGATCCACCGAAACTCGACGGCAGCCAAGGCCAAAGCGGTTATATAG
- a CDS encoding acyl-CoA dehydrogenase, whose product MTKSALAITEEHQDLAAAAVGRLQRSGSRAAARATLDQPGGYSREMWSAGAELGWNGLAIAEEFGGSGFGLAELAIIVEITGRELTPGPFLPSVAAAVAIDRCAPDSVRAQLLPGLAEGSTIAAVGLNVQVNMESDLTATAEWPAVLGAPDADVLVLSAGEDLIVVDAGAEGVTVTALPTLDTTRTVGAVTMRGAQIPADRVLRGAARHARTVFRILAAAESVGISWACLDMAVEYAKVREQFGRTIGTFQAVKHHAANMLVDAEQTTAATWAAARAGDLDAAWLPAATAAAHAIRAQVFNAQNNIQLHGGIGFTWEHDAHLYLRRARSLSALLADGNDPLADLVDAQRAGLAHGTSFEVPPEAERYRAAAVQAATTARSLPEDERRDFLVDSGYLVAHWPKPWGRAADVLEQLVIEEEFRDVSIPDMGITGWVTLTIVQAGTDDQRARWVEPVLRGQSMWCQLFSEPEAGSDAAAVRTSAKRVDGGWRVTGQKVWTSLAQHCQWGLATVRTDPDAPKHAGVTMMAIDMKAPGVRVNPLRGLTGDAHFNEVFLDDVFVPDADVVGDVNEGWLVARATLGNERISIGGGSGAPTGFTTADLVALLDQAPPAVAAAHLHEAGGVIAQALTLPMLNLRRVSRAIAGAEPGPEGNVTKLLVAEHSQRVTELGMALAGAAAVTGGADGLARAYLGNRAMTIAGGTSEITRNTIAERILGLPRDPLLK is encoded by the coding sequence ATGACTAAGTCAGCGCTGGCCATTACCGAAGAACACCAGGACCTCGCCGCCGCGGCAGTCGGCCGACTCCAGCGGTCCGGTAGCCGCGCGGCCGCCCGCGCCACCCTCGATCAGCCTGGCGGCTACTCCCGCGAAATGTGGTCGGCGGGTGCCGAACTGGGCTGGAACGGACTGGCCATCGCCGAGGAATTCGGCGGCTCGGGCTTCGGGTTGGCCGAGCTGGCGATCATCGTCGAGATCACCGGCCGCGAGCTCACCCCCGGCCCCTTCCTACCGTCGGTGGCCGCGGCCGTCGCCATCGACCGGTGCGCGCCCGATTCCGTTCGGGCCCAATTGCTTCCGGGCCTCGCCGAGGGCAGCACCATCGCTGCGGTCGGGCTGAACGTCCAGGTGAACATGGAATCTGACCTGACGGCGACCGCCGAGTGGCCGGCGGTCCTGGGCGCACCGGACGCCGACGTGCTGGTGCTGTCCGCCGGGGAAGACCTCATCGTCGTCGACGCGGGCGCCGAGGGCGTGACCGTCACGGCGCTGCCGACGCTGGACACCACGCGCACCGTCGGCGCCGTCACGATGCGCGGTGCCCAGATCCCGGCCGACCGCGTGTTACGCGGCGCCGCCCGGCATGCGCGCACCGTGTTCCGCATCCTCGCGGCGGCCGAATCCGTCGGCATCAGCTGGGCCTGCCTGGACATGGCCGTCGAGTACGCCAAGGTCCGCGAGCAGTTCGGCCGCACCATCGGCACCTTCCAGGCGGTCAAGCACCACGCGGCGAACATGCTCGTCGACGCCGAGCAGACCACCGCCGCCACCTGGGCGGCTGCCCGGGCCGGCGACCTGGATGCGGCCTGGCTACCCGCGGCGACGGCCGCTGCACATGCCATCCGGGCCCAGGTGTTCAACGCGCAGAACAACATCCAGCTGCACGGCGGCATCGGGTTCACCTGGGAGCACGACGCGCACCTGTACCTGCGCCGGGCCCGCAGCCTGTCCGCGCTGCTGGCCGACGGGAACGATCCGCTGGCCGACCTGGTCGACGCCCAGCGGGCCGGGCTGGCCCACGGCACCTCCTTCGAGGTGCCCCCGGAGGCCGAACGATACCGGGCGGCCGCGGTGCAGGCGGCCACCACGGCCCGCTCGCTGCCCGAGGACGAGCGGCGCGATTTCCTGGTCGATTCGGGTTATCTGGTGGCGCACTGGCCCAAGCCGTGGGGCCGTGCCGCCGACGTGCTGGAACAGCTGGTCATCGAGGAGGAGTTCCGCGATGTGTCGATCCCGGACATGGGCATCACCGGGTGGGTGACCCTGACCATCGTGCAAGCCGGCACCGACGATCAGCGGGCGCGGTGGGTGGAGCCCGTGCTGCGCGGTCAGTCCATGTGGTGCCAGCTGTTCTCCGAGCCCGAGGCTGGTTCGGATGCGGCCGCGGTGCGGACATCGGCGAAACGCGTCGACGGGGGCTGGCGGGTGACCGGCCAGAAGGTGTGGACCAGCCTGGCCCAGCACTGCCAGTGGGGCCTGGCCACCGTGCGCACCGACCCGGACGCACCCAAGCACGCCGGGGTCACGATGATGGCCATCGACATGAAAGCACCTGGCGTACGGGTGAATCCGTTGCGGGGACTGACCGGCGACGCGCATTTCAACGAGGTCTTTCTCGATGACGTCTTCGTGCCGGACGCCGATGTGGTCGGCGACGTGAACGAGGGCTGGTTGGTCGCCAGGGCGACCCTCGGCAACGAGCGCATCTCGATCGGCGGCGGGTCGGGCGCCCCGACCGGATTCACCACCGCCGACCTCGTCGCGCTGCTGGACCAGGCGCCGCCCGCGGTGGCCGCCGCTCACCTGCACGAAGCGGGCGGGGTGATCGCCCAGGCCCTGACCCTGCCGATGCTCAACCTGCGCCGGGTCAGCCGGGCCATCGCCGGCGCCGAACCGGGCCCCGAGGGCAATGTCACCAAACTGCTGGTCGCCGAGCACTCGCAGCGGGTCACCGAGCTGGGCATGGCCCTGGCCGGTGCGGCGGCGGTGACCGGCGGAGCCGACGGACTGGCCCGCGCCTACCTGGGCAATCGCGCCATGACGATCGCCGGCGGTACCTCGGAGATCACCCGCAACACCATCGCCGAACGGATCCTGGGCCTACCGCGCGACCCTCTACTCAAATAG
- a CDS encoding HD family phosphohydrolase — translation MPEHTDLTVLLRSLRGVWDEVAVDELDHALQSAARALDDGADDELVLAAALHDIAHSPLLPAGPAHDVLARDWLTPRYGERVGWLAGAHVAAKRYLAATCADYRLSATSEHSLRLQGGAAVDPAFVNHPWWPDALRLRRYDDAAKQPGAAAVSVAEVLALARRVHTARESGRGRAP, via the coding sequence ATGCCGGAGCACACCGATCTGACCGTGCTGCTGCGCTCACTGCGCGGAGTGTGGGACGAGGTCGCCGTCGACGAACTCGACCATGCGCTGCAGTCCGCCGCCCGCGCACTCGATGACGGCGCCGATGACGAACTGGTGCTGGCCGCCGCGCTGCACGACATCGCGCACAGCCCACTGCTGCCCGCGGGACCGGCACACGATGTGCTGGCGCGGGACTGGCTCACACCGCGCTACGGCGAGCGTGTGGGCTGGCTGGCCGGCGCGCACGTGGCCGCCAAGCGCTATCTCGCGGCCACCTGCGCCGATTACCGGCTCAGTGCGACATCGGAACACTCGTTGCGGCTTCAGGGTGGCGCCGCGGTGGACCCGGCCTTCGTCAACCATCCGTGGTGGCCGGACGCGTTGCGGTTGCGCCGCTACGACGATGCGGCCAAGCAGCCCGGTGCCGCCGCCGTCTCCGTCGCGGAGGTACTCGCCCTCGCCCGGCGCGTGCACACCGCCCGGGAATCGGGCCGCGGACGCGCGCCGTAA
- a CDS encoding alpha/beta hydrolase, with protein sequence MSTSAAFHADLARVARILPRKIVTPTNLALLQRMTALTARRTASGVEVLTLPSGIGVRLYRPTGVSTPAPALLWIHGGGYVIGSAAQDDALCRRFASALGVTVASVDYRLAPRHPYPAGLEDCYAALTWLAGLPAVDPGRVAIGGASAGGGLAAALALLSRDRGAVSPVAQLLVYPMLDDRSVGPQFDHPGHRLWTQESNRFGWSAYLGDADPEIAVPARRQDLSGLPSAWVGVGTLDLFHDEDIAYAQRLRAAGVACDLDVVPGAFHGFDGIAPKSAVARQFFDSQCATLRRAFTGEPVPSPT encoded by the coding sequence GTGTCGACCAGCGCCGCATTCCACGCCGATCTCGCCCGGGTCGCCCGGATCCTGCCCCGCAAGATCGTCACGCCGACGAATCTGGCTCTACTGCAGCGGATGACCGCGCTGACCGCTCGTCGCACCGCGAGCGGGGTGGAGGTCCTCACCCTGCCCTCCGGCATCGGGGTGCGGCTCTACCGGCCCACCGGGGTGAGCACGCCGGCACCCGCGCTGCTGTGGATTCACGGCGGCGGATATGTGATCGGCAGCGCCGCCCAGGATGATGCGCTGTGCCGACGCTTCGCGTCCGCGCTCGGCGTGACGGTGGCCTCGGTGGACTACCGACTGGCGCCGCGGCATCCCTACCCGGCCGGCCTGGAGGACTGCTACGCGGCACTGACCTGGCTGGCCGGGCTGCCCGCGGTGGATCCGGGCCGGGTCGCGATCGGGGGTGCCAGCGCCGGTGGCGGCTTGGCCGCCGCGCTCGCACTGTTGAGCCGCGACCGGGGTGCGGTGTCGCCGGTGGCGCAGCTCCTGGTCTATCCGATGCTCGATGACCGGTCGGTGGGCCCGCAGTTCGATCACCCCGGCCACCGGCTGTGGACCCAGGAGAGCAACCGTTTCGGCTGGTCGGCCTATCTCGGCGACGCCGACCCCGAGATCGCGGTGCCCGCCCGCCGGCAGGACCTGAGCGGGCTGCCGTCCGCCTGGGTGGGCGTGGGCACCCTGGACCTGTTCCACGACGAGGACATCGCCTACGCGCAGCGGTTACGCGCGGCGGGGGTGGCATGTGATCTCGACGTGGTGCCGGGAGCCTTCCACGGTTTCGACGGCATCGCACCGAAGAGCGCAGTCGCACGGCAGTTCTTCGACAGCCAGTGCGCCACGCTGCGCCGGGCGTTCACCGGCGAACCGGTCCCGTCACCCACCTGA
- a CDS encoding heme-binding protein, with protein MKLKNTIMRRGSAGFLLGAAAAALVAAPTASAAPNCSPDAVAGTVSSVTGAASAYLNAHPGANQVVQAARTQPRAEASANIRAYFTANSQEYYELRGILAPIGDTQRQCNVSLLSPELASAYSEFMAG; from the coding sequence ATGAAGCTCAAGAACACCATCATGCGCCGTGGATCTGCCGGATTCTTGCTGGGTGCGGCGGCCGCAGCTCTGGTAGCTGCCCCCACCGCGTCGGCCGCGCCCAACTGCAGCCCCGACGCCGTGGCCGGCACCGTCAGCTCGGTGACCGGTGCCGCCAGCGCCTACCTGAATGCCCACCCCGGTGCGAACCAGGTCGTGCAGGCCGCGCGCACGCAGCCGCGTGCCGAGGCGTCGGCGAATATCCGGGCGTACTTCACCGCGAACTCGCAGGAGTACTACGAGCTCCGCGGGATCCTGGCACCGATCGGGGACACCCAGCGGCAGTGCAACGTCTCACTGCTGTCCCCCGAATTGGCTTCCGCCTATTCGGAATTCATGGCCGGCTGA